A window from Falco naumanni isolate bFalNau1 chromosome 3, bFalNau1.pat, whole genome shotgun sequence encodes these proteins:
- the EDN1 gene encoding endothelin-1 — protein sequence MDYSQMLVSLLFVLCPGLLPAAPAAPAAEAGAPPPPDAAHRRARRCSCSSLLDEECVYFCHLDIIWINTPEKTVPYGLGGPSRSRRSLKDVVPEMLAEPSSRCRCANQKDKKCLNFCQTGKDLWAQSTVEKTSRHRTKAGNCIGPKCMNRQLIDSKKMKRLEAIGNSIKASFSIAKLKAELQKGRKLKHNRANKRQSIWESLKAS from the exons ATGGATTACTCCCAGATGCTCGTCTCGCTGCTCTTCGTGCTGTGCCCGGGGCTGCTGCCGGCAG cccccgcagcccctgcagccGAAGCgggcgccccgccgccccccgacGCCGCGCACCGCCGCGCCCGgcgctgctcctgctcctcgCTGCTGGACGAGGAGTGCGTCTACTTCTGCCACCTCGACATCATCTGGATCAACACCCCCGA GAAGACTGTTCCATATGGTCTCGGAGGCCCTTCTCGATCCAGAAGATCGCTGAAGGACGTGGTGCCAGAGATGCTCGCTGAACCTAGCAGCAGATGCCGATGTGCCAACCAGAAGGACAAGAAATGTCTGAACTTCTGCCAGACAGGAAAAGATCTCTG GGCTCAGTCCACGGTGGAGAAAACCTCACGTCACCGCACCAAAGCTGGCAATTGCATTGGACCCAAATGCATGAACCGACAGCTCATtgacagcaagaaaatgaaGCG GCTGGAAGCCATTGGGAACAGTATCAAAGCTTCCTTCAGTATCGCAAAGCTGAAGGCTGAGCTCCAGAAAGGGCGGAAGCTGAAACATAACAGGGCGAACAAAAGGCAAAGCATTTGGGAAAGCCTGAAAGCATCCTAG